In Mixophyes fleayi isolate aMixFle1 chromosome 3, aMixFle1.hap1, whole genome shotgun sequence, the genomic stretch GACACGTAGGCACACTCCGGAGAAGCTACTTAGAAGAGGGGCACCTACTTCCCTTGCCAGCCCTTTTGAAGGACATCGTTCTGATGAGGGAGGGAGCTCCTCAACCAGTACTCCTTGGGGTCCTAATCTATCGCCTTATAGCCCCAGTTCCTTTGCCAGCAGATCCCCACATTCTATGTTGGTAAGAAGATCGTCTCTGGTCTCCAAAACTTCAAGTGGATATTTCTCATTTGAAGTGAGTCCGGCACCTGTGTATTGCGATAAAGCCACTCAGACACCAAGCCCTCCGTGTCAAGCCTTTAACCACTATTTATCTGAAATGGGTAAGTAAgccttatatatttatttacttcttAAAGATTACACAGAATTCTCTAACTGTACCCCCTTTTTATACCACCATCTTAAAACACAGGGTAAAACTGGTATTATGGCAAGAGTGACATTATAAAAAGTGTTCCATGAAATGAATGCATTTTAATGTACCTTTGTGCATAAAATATGCCCAATGGAATAGTAAGTGTGGGTGGTGGTCTAAAATGCTTTACTCTATTATCTGGTGCCATGATTCGGTTTGTGCCATACCCCAAGACATCTAGCTACCCTGTTAGAAAGCTTTTGTCTTTATTCAGGGTCTACCAGTAATGCCTTTAAGCTTGTGCATTTCTGGGAGCCCATCTTTAGGAAGAATGATCCAGTGCACTGCTACTTAACTGAGGAACTTTCAAGTAGCATGCACTGACCAGCTAAGGTCCTTACAGATAACATTGTTCTTTAACAGCAACTGGTGCCCATCTTTGGCTGTATAGCTGGAAATGCCCACCCACCTCCCTTCTGTTACACCAGTAGGGAGGAGGTTAAGGGTACAACCTCTACAGCCCCATTGCTGTTGAGTAACATTGTCGCCTCTTCATCGACCTGGGCTGGTCAGTGCTTTGCAGAGTTTTACCTGAAAGTCCCTCGTTGAAGTAGCAGCACACCAGATCGTttcaattttgtgtgttttcttcTTAAAATTCTGTATATTTAAACATAATCTTTAGAAGCATGTACTTGATAGCTGTTTTGTTTGGTTAACATTTTTGCACACTTATATTTACTGTACCCTTAAAGCTGTATTTTCAATGGTCTCTCTGCCTTAATAGCATACTTGTTTTTCACTGTACTGCAAAAAGGTATTACTAATTAGATGATCATTttagctacataaataaatggagcAAGTAAAAAATTATAGTGAACATGTCTATAGATGGCAAATCTGAGCACTTGGCCCTGGCGGATGGATGGATCTGTGGCGAACTGGCCAAATACATGTGGTTGTGGACTGCACACAGATTGACATGGTTGAGCCTGACCGAATATTTATTGGGGTCAGTGGTTATTTGAGAAACTGTATCCCACCTGTTTTGCCTAATTATTCATATTTGCATGACTGAAATGTAACCACTCCCCAGTTGACCTCCATATTCCTTTCCTTTCTGATATTCCATAACCCACCACCATGTGATGTCGCACACTATTGTTTTGTGAGAAAATAATGACGCTAGTCAGATTGACAGGATGACTTTGAGAGGAGAGAATGTTATTCTGAAAGGTGATCTTTGCAAGCAGATTTAGCAACATCTACACCAAAAATAAAGCTCAAAGTTAATCTCTGTACAGGATCTAATTAGATTGCATACCAGGTGTAGGCTATACAAGAGTTACAATGTCCATTCACCACAGCCCTTCCGCAAAATGGTCACTATTTTATTTATGCAATTGTTTCTGGCTGTTAGGAAACCAAACTTGTTATTGCTTTCTGCCATTTCTGTAAGAACCATGACTTGATGTATCCTTTTCATGTGATCTATGCCGACTGTAGATAGTGACTTGGCTGTTACCCTTTTAAAAAGGGAtgtgtgtgaaaaaaagaaaaagaaatcctAATTGTTTCACCTTCAAACAAAGGTGATCAATTTTGCTAAAAGGTAtctaatgtaaaaatgtatatttattgcatAACCTTTCAGACAGTCTGTCAGATGGATGTTTCAAATCTGGCAGTCCCTCAACGCATTTTTCTGTAAATAAAGTGACAGGTTTTCTTTAAATGCCAGTAGAAAAACTTGGGTCAAATGCTTTTATTAGGAAATGTAAACACTTGAAATAGAATTGATCAGTTTAACAATAATTAGTGGTGGTAAACCATGGAAAATGCTTTAACCTTGACAGGCTGAGCTATGTGATGTCACTTCATATGTAAAATGAGCTGCTATAAACAGACTTCTGTAATCTTTATTGATAAGATAAAGGTTTATAAGTGTAATAGTAACTTGATCTTACTATATGACTTGGGAAATCTCCCTGTCAGACCTAGTGACAGAGACCAGCACTCCTGATAGTGTGTACATCCCCTGTACACTGGCCTGTTCTTTGTTAAAGTAACTGGGTTTCTGGTAAATTCTAGCCTCATCAAAGCTGTCCAGAATCTACTGACCAGCTCCAAAAGTTAGGTACTAGTTTGTATATTGTGCCACGCAGCCCCCTTTTTAGTTTGGCTTCGCTAAATAGGGGTGTGCTGAAGGTGTTTTGAAGAGTAGCAGGCACTGGTTGATGGCTATGGTGGTGTCAGTATTGTTTAAAATGAATTGTTTGCATTATCCATCCTTGGGTGTTTGCATTATCCATCCTTGGGTGTTTGCATTATCCATCCTTGGGTGTTTGCATTATCCATCCTTGGGTGTTTGCATTATCCATCCTTGGGTGTTTGCATTATCCATCCTTGGGTGTTTGCATTATCCATCCTTGGGTGTTTGCATTATCCATCCTTGGGTGTTTGCATTATCCATCCTTGGGTTTGCTGGTTCAACTTCGACCATTTATAAACATGTAACCTAACTCCCTATCATGACATCATGTGCTGATGTCATAATGTGTGCCCAGCTGAGCAAGGAATTCCACAGGGTAGTTGGCTGAGCTGCCTTCATTTCCTCTGCTGGCCACTGACTCTGTATGTCCTCTCCATTCCAGGTAAAGGAagacccctccgctctatactcaatgcggccgcaagactcatcttcctctcacgctgctcctcctctgcctcccctctctgccttgccttgcaCTGGCTccacttcccctacagaatccttttcaaactcctcaccaccacttacaaggctctctccaactctactgccccttatatctctaacctcttctccattcacactcctgcccgctccctacgctcagccaacgaccgccgcctctcctccactcttatcacctcttcccactccagaatccaagacttttcccgtgcagcccccttctctggaacgaccttcctcgttccatccgtctctctcctatctgtgctccttcaaacgtgcactcaaaactcacctcttcctcaaagcctaccaaccatctacttaacccccatctcctccctttgctcctcctcccttctctcatcttgcctcaactggctccccttgtgccgggtttgtttaccctcccttgggatgtaagctcgtatgagcagggccccctcccctcctgtctccatacctgttcttctgctccgtctttactgcatatgactagccgtagtttctgaagtattggtaccttttgttcattgttctgtaaggtttcaccctgtatagtctactgttagtactgtgtgcagcgctgcgaataccttgtggcgcctaacaaataaatgatgataatgatgataataataggcATAGCAGTCACCCACTACTGGCCAGGGCAGTATCATTCTTTGGTGATAAGAGGGCTCATTTACAAatccatgggtatgctggttcaGCATGGACAGCTTATAATCATGTGCTTGCATTGGTGCCCAAGTATGAATGTAGTTTTATTTAATAAGGTCCCAATCCTAACCTAACTTATTAATGACATCCCATGATGTCACATGAGTGAAGTGGTTTAGCTACAGGAAAGTGAGTATGTTTCCAGTACAAAGGCTCTGTAGACTTGAACCTAGGCTCCAATCCAGGTGTTTAGGACTCCTCGTCACCTAAAGACTACCAGTGTGACACATTTCAACttcctatttatttataatttaaaatatacaatgtaactCCCACCTGACCACCATAAAATTATGCAACCAGTCCATGCTTGGCTAGAATTGGATCAGATTTGTATACTGGTCAACACAGATCACTTACTAATGGATTATTTGTACAACTTGAAGTGTGTTGTACTGTACAATGCAGATTATAAGTTTAGGCTAGCAAATAATGTAGAGACCATTTTGGTGGGTAGTATACAAAACACACCCCTTTATATGTACAGAGTTGTCATTAGTGGCCAGAGCATATTCTGGTGAGATGTCATGCTGAGTTTTATCTACTGCATAGTATGATTTCCTGATCCCTATCTGCtgttacatacatatacaatgtTGATCTAATCATTTTCTTGCTGGATCTCTCTACTAGTTAATGACTGTTCCAATATGCATTTTTCCTATTGACAAGCTGAAGAGTGGGCCATGGGCAGGTAATGGTGACAGTATGTCAGGTTGTTGGGGAGCCCTAATATTTCTGATGGAGGCCCTGTTTCTTGTCTCTAAACCTACAACAGACCTAATCAAAGTGCTCTTTGGAGTAaacttttatatactttttttttttttttttagggttatGCTAACTTTCTTCAATTAGCAATAGCTAGAATAGTGCAGTAAGAGTTCTActatatgtattttcttttaagagaaaaaaagggcaTGCAATACAAGTGGTCTTGTTATGGGTTAAAGGTTTTCAAAAAGATGTCAATGTCCTCACTTGGATGAATTCCCTAACGAAGATCCATCAATTTCTCATGTATTCGATCTACCCCTGAACAATGCGTTAAAGATCTTGAACACTGCAAAACTTTTTATAAAATCAATATTACTAGTATCCTTCATTGTCTAGCCTCATTTTGTTACATATGGTTGCCTGTTGTAGCCATTTGTGTGATGTGTTAAAATGTGTCAATTTCATATTTAAAAGTGAATGGGTGCGGTGAACCATGTAGACCATAGGGTTTCAATCTGATGCCGAGACAGCCATTGATTTTAATATCTGTATTTTGGAACGTGATGACTACAAATGCTGAAAATCAATAGAGGAGGCCTCATAGCGAAAACTTCCTCAGCAGTAACCctgttgtgtgtgtttt encodes the following:
- the BCL2L11 gene encoding bcl-2-like protein 11 isoform X2; protein product: MAKQPPVLKSDCSGEGDQIQQTRRHTPEKLLRRGAPTSLASPFEGHRSDEGGSSSTSTPWGPNLSPYSPSSFASRSPHSMLVRRSSLVSKTSSGYFSFEVSPAPVYCDKATQTPSPPCQAFNHYLSEMAARNPIDLVDMRPEIWIARELRRIGDEYNALYNRRRLQEHQKCRY
- the BCL2L11 gene encoding bcl-2-like protein 11 isoform X1, producing the protein MAKQPPVLKSDCSGEGDQIQQTRRHTPEKLLRRGAPTSLASPFEGHRSDEGGSSSTSTPWGPNLSPYSPSSFASRSPHSMLVRRSSLVSKTSSGYFSFEVSPAPVYCDKATQTPSPPCQAFNHYLSEMAARNPIDLVDMRPEIWIARELRRIGDEYNALYNRRRVLPNNQRRGVDNGQVVILRVLRYIVRLIWRMQWL